Proteins co-encoded in one Pseudoalteromonas sp. MEBiC 03607 genomic window:
- a CDS encoding YwbE family protein, which yields MAVPTRSQISIGCEVNIVLKQDQRTGQLTQGVVSRILTKSPNHPHGIKVQLDDGQVGRVKEILS from the coding sequence ATGGCAGTGCCTACGCGTTCACAAATTTCAATTGGCTGCGAAGTCAACATTGTATTAAAACAAGATCAACGAACAGGTCAGTTAACTCAAGGCGTGGTGTCACGTATTTTAACTAAATCACCGAATCACCCGCATGGCATTAAAGTTCAACTTGATGATGGTCAAGTAGGGCGCGTGAAAGAGATTTTATCATGA
- a CDS encoding DUF4240 domain-containing protein translates to MSVLSESEFWQLVTAEDKTAEPESVCNALKAKLTDLSDEQLMEFDKQFNLRMRKAYTWDLFGAAYVMAGCNDDYGFSEFLCWLISRGEQAFLKALENPDSIAECTPVYHLNEQPYPYLDEYDLIAGMLYEERNDDELPFIPSGLEQPKGKRFKDKAKYLKQTYPNLYAKYWQQPS, encoded by the coding sequence ATGAGTGTTTTAAGCGAAAGTGAATTTTGGCAACTCGTGACCGCCGAAGATAAAACTGCTGAGCCTGAGTCTGTTTGTAATGCATTAAAAGCAAAGCTGACTGATTTATCTGACGAACAGCTGATGGAATTTGATAAGCAGTTTAACCTACGTATGCGCAAAGCCTATACCTGGGACTTATTTGGTGCCGCTTATGTAATGGCCGGTTGTAATGACGATTATGGTTTCTCTGAGTTTTTATGTTGGCTTATTTCACGTGGTGAACAGGCGTTTTTAAAGGCGCTTGAAAACCCAGACTCAATTGCAGAGTGTACGCCGGTTTATCATTTAAACGAACAGCCTTACCCGTATTTAGATGAATACGATTTAATTGCCGGTATGCTTTACGAAGAACGTAATGACGACGAGTTACCTTTTATTCCATCAGGTCTTGAGCAACCAAAAGGTAAACGCTTTAAAGATAAAGCCAAGTATTTAAAACAAACCTATCC